In one Juglans regia cultivar Chandler chromosome 11, Walnut 2.0, whole genome shotgun sequence genomic region, the following are encoded:
- the LOC109009618 gene encoding probable serine/threonine-protein kinase kinX: protein MVGGGSRRDEGSMVINNTNVFAALETLRKKKKSDKDRKSSKGSSKAQTASAAAQPKEPEPQVYWAPAPLNAKSWADVDDEDDDDYYATTAPPQAVWRAADQHDQQNQEQESPLQDSESEEDILDEDDDDVEEEEEHEREPDVPVHPEALGKKPLEVSERPKESERQLSKKERKKKELAELEALLADFGVTQKESNGQDESSDVAQDKKDGEPNADGEKRENAESKSSKKKKRKDKTSKEVKEAHEHPNNTDATNGQDEAAVSEQTEEDASAVDVKERLKKMASVKKKKSSKELDAAAKAAAQEAAARNARLAAAKKKEKNHYNQQPMR, encoded by the exons ATGGTGGGCGGTGGAAGCAGGAGAGACGAGGGGTCGATGGTGATCAACAATACCAACGTGTTTGCGGCGCTCGAGACTCtgcggaagaagaagaagtccgATAAGGACCGCAAGAGCAGTAAAGGTTCCTCTAAGGCCCAAACCGCATCAGCGGCGGCCCAGCCCAAGGAGCCCGAGCCGCAGGTGTATTGGGCCCCGGCCCCTTTGAATGCCAAATCGTGGGCCGATGTTGACGATGAAGATGACGATGACTATTACGCCACGACCGCCCCGCCCCAGGCGGTCTGGAGAGCGGCGGATCAGCATGATCAGCAGAATCAGGAGCAGGAGAGCCCTCTACAG GATAGTGAGAGTGAAGAAGATATtcttgatgaagatgatgatgatgtagaggaagaggaagagcatGAACGTGAACCAGATGTTCCTGTGCACCCTGAAGCACTAGGGAAGAAACCCCTTGAAGTTTCTGAGCGACCTAAGGAGTCGGAGAGGCAGCTTTCAaaaaaggagaggaagaagaaggaacttGCAGAACTTGAGGCCCTTTTGGCTGATTTTGGAGTTACCCAGAAAGAGAGCAATGGTCAAGATGAGTCCAGTG ATGTTGCACAAGATAAGAAAGATGGGGAGCCTAATGCAGATGGAGAGAAAAGGGAAAATGCAGAGTCCAAAAgttccaagaaaaagaaaaggaaggatAAAACTTCCAAGGAGGTGAAAGAAGCCCATGAACATCCCAACAACACGGATGCAACCAATGGGCAAGATGAAGCTGCTGTTAGTGAACAGACAGAGGAGGATGCATCGGCTGTTGATGTGAAAGAGCGGCTAAAGAAGATGGCAtctgtgaagaagaagaaatctagtAAAGAGTTGGACGCTGCTGCAAAAGCTGCTGCTCAAGAGGCTGCTGCAAGGAATGCAAGACTTGCTGcagcaaagaagaaagagaagaaccATTATAATCAACAGCCAATGCGGTAA